In the Uranotaenia lowii strain MFRU-FL chromosome 1, ASM2978415v1, whole genome shotgun sequence genome, CGCGGCAGAAAAACGCAAACGCAGTTTCCGAACCGCTCGCGCTCTCGAATAGGCGCGCGCGAATTCGCTCTgcttaaaaatgttcaatctgcgttttggtcgcaaatttctcgagagaatttcgagcaatcaaatgTGCCCGTGAACCGAGAACGAAAGAGCTGCGTTTTATTTGCTCTTTCTCAATCGACGCACTCCTGCGTGTTGAACCCTGCTCCCCATTCAGTAGAATGGGCGTTAAAATCTCCTAGTAACATTATAGGGGGTGGAATTTGAGGAATGAGATCTTCCAGGCCCTTGGCGAAATCTTGATAGGGAAGTGATGGCGAGGCATAGAGGGAGACAATTGAGATGTTTATTGGAGCCTGTAGACGGATGCAGATGATGTTGAGATTTGATTGGATGGGGATTGGGGAAAAGGGGAAACCGTTTTTTATACCGAGACAGACGCCTCTTCTGTGGGGATTGGAGGAGTCTTTGTGGGTAATAAGTTGATAGCCTTTGATTGCGTTTCGATTGATAGATGTATCTGAAATAAGGGTTTCTTGTAATGCGAGGATAATCGGTGAATATTTGGCAACAAGGATTTGAATTTCCGGTAGACGAGCTTTAAAACCCAAAATATTCCACTGGATAGCAAGATTGGTTACAGTTTTGTACGTAGGAATGTTGGAAGCCATATCAAGAGTAGtgagaaaaatcttcaaatagcGTTCAGGTAGGAGGGCCAGtggaaaataaagtaaaaatcgACTTACCGGCGGTTGGGCATTTTGATTGGTTGGTTACCGTACCTGGGGATTTCGAAGTCAGAGTCGGACTGGGTGGATGGTCTCCTGGTTTTGTTCATGCGAACTGGAGAGGTCTTTTCGGGAGATTCGGTACCACGGCCACGCTTCGGGGTCGAGCTGAGCGGTTGGGAGTCGTCGGCAGTGTCCATTGATGTTTCGGTGTTGGAGTCCGTTAAGGTGGTGTCCGATTCGTCACTTTGGATTTTCTTTTTGGTTTCCAGTTCCGAGATTCTGGCTAAGAGTTCGATATTCTTCTTGACCAGATCCGCGATTTGTTTCTCcagctcaaaaattttgttgttgtccTCTTGGGGTGATGAATTAGTGTTGGCAATGCGTTGTTGAACCTTTGATATGATGGCTGAGTTTTTTCGAGAATGAAACTCTTTTGCGGCTTCGGAGTGGCTGATACCCAGATCCACACGGATCCGGATGATGCTCTGTTCTTGTTGGTAAGCGGGGCATAATCTGTTGGTTGTTGAGTGATCGCCTCTGCAGTTGTTACAGTGGGTTACAGTGGGTCCATAGTTTTCTCTCGAACCGCTCGATCCAAGTCATCGTTAATGCCATCCTCTCTAATCCCAAACCTGTCCTGAATGGAGTCCCCCAGGGCTCAGTGATATCCCCAACCCTCTTCCTTATTGCCATCAACTCAATACTTAAAATAATacccaaaaacatcaaaatcctTGTGTACGCAGACGACATCCTTCTGATCTCAATCTCCCCTTTTGCTCGCCTCTCGCGTTTGAGACTACAAACTGCCCTAGATACCGTAGGAAGATGGGCCCCTAAAGTCGGCTTTCTCTTCTCTCCTGACAAATCAAAGCTCATTCATCTTGGTCCTAAcaggaaaaaacttaaaaaactccCTCcggtaaaaatgtttgatcaaaTCATACCACTTGTCCACTCCTTCCGTCTTCTCGGAGTTTGGATCGATGATCGCCTTTCCTTCAGAGTACACCTTGATCAAATCAGAAAGAACGCTACGAACAAAATAAATACCCTTCGCATTCTTAGCAATACACCTAGCATGGCAAATCGGGACTCACTAATGAGATTTTTACATGGCTGGCTAATACCTTCTACGCTATATGGAATTGGTTTCGTCAGTCGAGCCGGTCCACTTCTCTATGACAAACTTGAACCTCTATATAACCGATGCATCCGTATTATAAGCTCCGCCTTCTGCACCAGCCCCACACTGTCACTGATGGCGGAAAGTGGACAGACTCCATTCAACTTTCTCATAGCTAAACATCTCACCTGCAAATCATTACGCTGGCTCGCCATTGGTGGCAGTAGTGACTCACCCATGATCGATCGTAATAACATAATACTTCAAGACCTTATTAACACCCCTATACAACCCATTTGCCcaagaagaaaaacatcttttaagtattggaccgaaaaaaTCCCACCCTTTGACTTCTCCTTTTCACATAAAATTAAAGCCGGGCAACATCCTTTAGTGGTTTTACCACATTTCCATAACATGGTCGATGAGAAATATTCCTCAAGTTCACATATCTTCACCGACGGCTCCAAAAATACAGATGGTAAAGTTGGCTGTGGCATACATGACTCGATCAACAACAGATTTATAGCTCTACCCAATCAATGTTCCGTCTTTAGCTCCGAAGCCTATGCTTTAATGGACGCCCTTCAAAACACCCAGACTCCCAATCCTCCCGTCATATTCTCCGACTCCGCGAGCGTTTTAAAAGCTGTCTCCGGAGGGAACTTAAAACATCTCTGGATCACAACCATATCCGAAAAAGCTCTAAACAGAAAAGCAACCCTAGTCTGGATACCGGGCCATGCGGGAATACCCGGCAATGTCGCCGCCGACCGTCTGGCTCTCCGTGGCACAGAAGAGACTCCCTTATCCATATCCATCCCACAACAAGATGCCTATCGCTACGTCAAAAATCAACTTAGTCTTGCCTGGGAGAGAAAATGGGTCGAAAATCGAACTGCCAAACTGCGCGAAGCAAAAAACAGCACACTCAAATGAACTGACCGTAGCAACCCCCAATAAAGAATCGTTCTAACTCGACTCCGAATAGGTCACACCAGATTCACGCACTCCTACCTACTCGATAGAGAACCCCCACCAATCTGTCCATTCTGTCACTGTACAATTTCTGTACGCCACCTACTCATCGAATGTTCAATCTTCTCATCCGAAAGAACAGCGTGTCAATTGGGGCACAACATCCGTCAAGTGCTCTCAAATTGTCCCTCTGAAGAAAGAAAACTCATCCTTTTCCTAAAAAACACAGGTCACTACTATAGTCTTCCTGCCTCCTTAATCTCCCCTTACTCCTTTCCCTTCCAAATCCTCCAATCCAAATAACAACCCGTTCGCATACCAaccactcaaaaaaaaaaaatacaaaaaaaatacaaaaaaaaatacaaaaaaaaataaaaaaaaaccaaaaaaaaatatacaaaaaaacagaaaaaaatacaaaaaaaaacagaaaaacaaatacaaaaaaaacgaaaataagagaaaaaccaaaaactcaaatagacaaaaatggaAAGTAGAACATAAAACCAGGAACAGAAATCCATACTTGACTACTTCATGTCGTACTTTTTACTGATACTTTATCCAGATTTTTCTGCAAATTCGTTTCCTAACATATCCGGACCTGTGTGCcgcccgaacattttgtatCTGATACATCCGGACTTGACTGCCATCAGGACTCTTCGTTTTCTTATAAAGCCGGATCTACATACCGTAAGAAACATCTGTCCTCATATATCTGGACTTGAATTCCGAGATCAAATGTTCGTTATAAAGCCGGACTTGCGTACCGCTACCGGAAACAATTCGACTAACCTAACCACAAGATACAATCTGACAAGAAACAATACAAGAAACAATCTGAAATGCATTACCACATGAAAGACGGAATAGGGAAGAATGCCCtaagtggtaaattcctggaaaaaaaaggcagtatgagcaccattaatcagagcaagatgtgcgtttttgccggggaatctagcagcgaattcaattcgatgaagtcaggtgagtcgtagattcatcaaacaaagcaataacaaaataatctaggtctgtttgtagaatacaaacaattcatgcacgctcatacattaagtgctttgttcgggggatgatgctactagccgtataatgtaacaataaaaaaatcgatcatgaaatgtaggggaaaagttcatataacgccccatgtggctaatacgcgccactcttgttctgaagaatctgaaacattttaagcctgcaaaatattaccaatttgttttaaatgctgtgattggtcatggcaagtatgaatttttccttaaaatgcccctgtgtcgtgataatttcacaatttaggtttttcttcatttcgatctaaattttaaaacacttttcataaggtgtcaccaagcagagaaacacgaataagacaatattttctgacacatcgatagaggagaatctaaattatggttttatgctaaaaaatcatactgaactcgctaaggtatgcttttcatgggtatgttctatcacggcccatgcgctctttataacgcgccaatcgtagtaggcggaaaatagcattgatttttcaaaaaggccaattttcattgaaaatgaacaaaaagtctaaaaccatattttgagcgttaattcagcccaaaaaacctatttttcattttttgttaaatttctattagtccattttgattttcttttcagtcaaagtgtctgtaagtattggtgtgttttcggtcttcggctgctctcgggtgtgttcggctgctaggcgcgtattgaatacacagcggcgcgtattcgcaacacagttttgttctgtggctttgaacatggtttttaaaaatcgtgtttttgaagaaactatggTAATTTGAgtgatgaaaaatcataggaatttgtaggaaacacttttcttcaacgattacacccatttttaacacaatttgtacgtggaatacatagaaaatcagcgattcgcttaggtggcgcataatagggcatgttcccctaaatggaaaaaaatcacctcgaacagaaatctaactctagtcttttgattacctctccgacaccttaccaataggctacaTCGttggatgaaaactagtcaaggtgtggcgctataaatcaattttaattcgctgctagattctacggcagaaaatgctcattatgcctcgataatatggtgctctatatgcccctagtctacaaatttaagtaaaaacgtgttttaaaattgataaaagtgaaaaatcaaaaattttatgatggtaaaaattgaggaacaatgtgtacatcatgttgcagtgcgtacattatagatcaaggttattttaagatcataagagcttatttcgtggtgctcaaaaattataatattttcgtaacttgataaccaagctagttttttttaaatatctctgtaaagatgataaggagattcctttttttgtgaaaaattaatactataggaagtacgaaacaaatcctcatgaaaatttatttgagaaaatacgtactttcgtagaaaagcgtagtgctcattatgccctgggtgctcgttatgccctcatctcccctacacacatcttgcattgtctgatacacgaggtacaactgatAATCAAATCCAACATATCATAATTTTTGCAGAGGgatccaccgatagcgagattaaaatgcaaacttttttgttcttcaaattcgggctttgatgtcttcgacaaagttgtttatctgatcaaaatacatgaCAGGAAGGGGAAGGGTTATTCATGTTTttaggaaatcctacttggcagataggattgatgaataagaaaaaaaattaaataaaaaaaaattacaaatgaaaatggaaaaagctTTTGATGTAATCAGAGATGCTACGCAGCaatctgttggaaaattttaataaaagagTTTACTTACTGagctattaattttttcaattcttacagtaaaaaatgaaatttcaaagaaaatatgaaaataatatgttattgttagtaaaaatatgattattgaacaatttcaaaaggtttcagagcaaaaatgttgaaaacatactttttgccaggttttttgagaattggaccactgtgcggcgAAACATTTCTATCCGAAATCCAGGCGATGCTGTATCCAATATCGTAAGTATGTTTCAAAACCATTACTCACTCTGTGATAGCATAAATGTTTGTTCtaataattgtttaaatttcgtaaatatatttttgactgAATCAATGACATTTCTCGTTATCTAACTAAAATTTGTAAacttaaaaacagaaaataagctCGCAACTCTGCTTGCCACTTGAAGATATATGCTATTCAAtggtatataactgcattgattcgtaataatgtgcatgcaatcgtatacctatgcaaattaattcgcatttctgattttcgtaaaacgtttatgctggcaatcgtaaaagaataacaataagttcaataaaatcgtttatgataatgaga is a window encoding:
- the LOC129738187 gene encoding ribonuclease H-like: MVDEKYSSSSHIFTDGSKNTDGKVGCGIHDSINNRFIALPNQCSVFSSEAYALMDALQNTQTPNPPVIFSDSASVLKAVSGGNLKHLWITTISEKALNRKATLVWIPGHAGIPGNVAADRLALRGTEETPLSISIPQQDAYRYVKNQLSLAWERKWVENRTAKLREAKNSTLK